A single region of the Gasterosteus aculeatus chromosome 1, fGasAcu3.hap1.1, whole genome shotgun sequence genome encodes:
- the mrps9 gene encoding small ribosomal subunit protein uS9m — protein MAAPRMRTVGYIFGKCATCSSSLNNVSSLLSRQVLSRKICVSSSLQRKNLAAAGPEKFTVEFIQKQVEEFNIGKRHLANMMGEDPENFTQEDVDRSIAYLFPSGLFEKRARPLMKHPEEIFPQQRAVQWGADRRPFHFLFYTGKQSYFSLMHELYGKTQKIEKYQDRLRAKGLFSKDTKPISLGTSRWLSKEELEALLVETISTHDYDRFIQLMERLLSMPCCATEEDFVQRYRRQLESLSKRQAVPTVERDERGVAYSAADGRRKTSTSSVVLRDCGAGRIAINGSDYLHYFPVLQDREQLMFPLQFMGVLGRFDLECTVSGGGRSSQAGALRLAVSRALLGFLSEGDGETMRQAGLLTPDPRVRERKKPGQEGARRKFTWKKR, from the exons ATGGCGGCGCCGCGTATGCGGACCGTGGGATATATTTTCGGAAAATGTGCGACTTGCAGCTCGAGTTTAAACAATGTGTCGTCGCTGTTAAGCCGACAG GTGCTGAGCCGGAAGATCTGCGTGAGCTCTTCCCTGCAGAGGAAGAACCTGGCGGCTGCGGGGCCGGAGAAGTTCACCGTGGAATTCATCcagaagcaggtggaggagtttAACATCGGGAAACGCCACCTGGCTAACATGATGGGAGAAGATCCCGAGAACTTCACCCAGGAGGACGTAGAT AGGAGCATCGCGTACCTCTTCCCCTCCGGCCTGTTTGAGAAGCGAGCCCGGCCCCTCATGAAG CATCCAGAGGAGATATTTCCTCAGCAGAGAG CCGTCCAATGGGGTGCCGACCGGCGGCCGTTCCACTTCCTGTTCTACACCGGCAAACAGTCGTACTTCTCGCTGATGCAT GAACTCTACGGAAAGACCCAGAAGATCGAGAAGTACCAAGACCGCCTGAGAGCCAAGGGGCTCTTCTCCAAGGACACCAAGCCCAT CTCCCTGGGAACGAGTAGGTGGCTGTccaaggaggagctggaggcgctGCTGGTGGAGACCATCTCCACCCACGAC TACGATCGCTTCATCCAGCTGATGGAGCGCTTGCTGTCCATGCCCTGCTGCGCCACGGAGGAGGACTTTGTCCAGCGTTACCGCCGGCAACTGGAGTCCCTCTCCAAGAGGCAGGCGGTGCCGACAGTGGAGCGAGACGAAAGGGGCGTGGCCTACAGCGCCGCAGACG GTCGGAGGAAGACGTCGACCTCCTCCGTGGTCCTCAGAGACTGCGGCGCCGGACGCATCGCCATCAACGGCAGCGACTACCTGCACTACTTCCCCGTCCTGCAAGACAG AGAGCAGCTGATGTTCCCGCTGCAGTTCATGGGCGTGCTGGGGCGCTTCGACCTGGAGTGCACGGTGAGCGGCGGCGGGCGATCCAGCCAGGCGGGGGCGCTGCGGCTCGCCGTGTCCCGCGCGCTGCTCGGCTTCCTGTCCGAGGGGGACGGGGAGACCATGAGACAAG CTGGTCTGCTGACCCCCGACCCCagagtgagggagaggaagaagccGGGGCAGGAGGGGGCCCGGAGGAAATTCACCTGGAAGAAACGCTGA
- the slain1b gene encoding SLAIN motif family, member 1b isoform X1 — protein MEAAVLSRAAMPQVDRNGNTVNAELEVKKLQQLVRKLERQNAQLRTRAGPPGGYRDPGGSRLHSPPPSCGSVSPPGEPFGCFPPYAGGDGAAVEEEEEDGGGSEPSVLDELELLDFDRLRCADESDETWLYVSSKAREPRDGSVTPLQWCRRGLRCPESEVEAARRSLSLRLEQVSRWRSSLSSPFSTSSPVPPLRRVAPISSSTPSKPCSTPQSAERRAPSFSSPLHPGLHRALSPVGKDLPPASERTPAFVPAYRGVRRSALRAQASVDGDLSSSGLEDDDDDDSIALGYKLQDLTDVQVMARLQEESLRQDYACTSSLLANRRSQSFTFQLSAGRDPGEEDEEEDDGDYGLLPPPQPRLTRLPHSRTFGSMRDWRRSTGSLSTPPSAPCSTPPCPSAGFALQAPPPTPGPESRVGGLCAAERLGFRSAKLRRSMPNLVRAPSMPCVPGPTPPGASPSLLRNSQSFDSCGALARLHSSIPSPGQLQHRVHSVGNFPSLSRRPAKATAYVSPTVKAAAAAPDCFNLGSSGIPVLGKTLGGAAAAGSAPNTPRSGLPRPASLFCPQSSTPLGKLGQPPRSLLTPPKSFSTLSALRDSSWRDGCY, from the exons ATGGAGGCCGCGGTGCTGAGCCGCGCCGCGATGCCGCAGGTGGACCGCAACGGCAACACCGTGAACGCCGAGTTGGAGgtgaagaagctgcagcagctggtccgGAAGCTCGAGCGGCAGAACGCGCAGCTGAGGACGCGCGCCGGCCCGCCCGGCGGGTACCGCGACCCGGGCGGGTCCCGTCTCCACAGCCCCCCGCCGTCCTGCGGGTCAGTGTCGCCCCCGGGGGAGCCTTTCGGCTGTTTCCCCCCGTACGCAGGCGGGGATGGAGcggccgtggaggaggaggaggaggacgggggggggtccgaGCCGTCGGTTCTGGATGAGCTGGAACTTTTGGACTTCGATCGTCTGCGCTGCGCGGACGAGTCCGACGAAACATG GTTATACGTGTCATCAAAAGCCAGAGAGCCCAGGGACGGCTCCGTCACCCCCCTGCAGTGGTGCCGGCGGGGGCTGCGCTGCCCCGAGTCAGAGGTGGAGGCCGCCAGAAGATCGCTGTCCCTCCGCCTGGAGCAAG TCTCCAGGTGGCGTAGCTCCTTGTCCAGCCCcttttccacctcctcccctgTACCTCCTCTGAGACGAGTGGCCCCCATCAGTTCTTCCACTCCGTCCAAACCCTGCTCCACCCCCCAGTCGGCGGAGCGACGCG CTccgtccttctcctccccgcTCCACCCTGGCCTCCATCGGGCGCTGAGTCCTGTGGGGAAGGATCTCCCCCCCGCGTCAGAGAGGACCCCCGCGTTCGTCCCCGCCTACCGCG GCGTCCGGCGCTCCGCCCTCAGAGCCCAGGCCTCCGTGGACGGGGACCTCAGCTCTTCTGGgctggaggacgacgacgacgacgactccATCGCTCTGGGATACAAGCTGCAGGACCTCACCGACGTCCAGGTCATGGcccgcctgcaggaggaga GTCTAAGGCAGGACTACGCCTGCACGTCGTCCCTGCTGGCCAACCGCCGCAGCCAGAGCTTCACCTTCCAGCTCAGCGCCGGCCGCGACCCgggcgaggaagacgaggaggaggacgacggagACTACGGCCTCCTgccgccgccgcagccgcgCCTCACCCGCCTGCCGCACTCCCGCACCTTCGGCAGCATGCGGGACTGGCGAAGAAGCACCGGCTCGCTGTCAACCCCGCCCTCCGCCCCGTGCAGCACGCCGCCGTGCCCCTCCGCAGGGTTCGCCCTCCAAGCTCCGCCCCCGACGCCGGGACCAGAGTCGAGAGTGGGAGGCCTCTGCGCGGCCGAGCGGCTCGGCTTCAGGTCAG CCAAGCTGCGGAGGAGCATGCCCAACCTCGTCAGAGCTCCCAGCATGCCCTGCGTGCCCGGGCCAACCCCTCCCGgtgcctccccctctctgctccGTAACAGCCAGAGCTTTGACTCGTGCGGCGCGCTGGCTCGCCTGCACTCCTCCA TCCCCTCCCCAGGCCAGCTGCAGCACCGGGTCCACAGCGTGGGGAACTTCCCCTCGTTGTCGCGGCGGCCGGCGAAGGCCACGGCCTACGTCAGTCCCACCGTgaaggccgccgccgccgcccccgacTGTTTCAATCTGGGCAGCAGTGGCATTCCGGTGCTCGGTAAAACTCTGGgtggggcggcggcggcgggctccGCCCCAAACACGCCCCGCAGCGGCCTGCCCCGCCCCGCCTCACTCTTTTGCCCCCAGAGCTCCACCCCCCTGGGCAAGCTGGGGCAACCGCCGCGGAG CTTACTGACGCCCCCAAAGAGCTTCTCCACCCTCAGTGCCCTGCGGGACAGCAGCTGGAGAGACGGCTGCTACTGA
- the slain1b gene encoding SLAIN motif family, member 1b isoform X2 has product MEAAVLSRAAMPQVDRNGNTVNAELEVKKLQQLVRKLERQNAQLRTRAGPPGGYRDPGGSRLHSPPPSCGSVSPPGEPFGCFPPYAGGDGAAVEEEEEDGGGSEPSVLDELELLDFDRLRCADESDETWLYVSSKAREPRDGSVTPLQWCRRGLRCPESEVEAARRSLSLRLEQAPSFSSPLHPGLHRALSPVGKDLPPASERTPAFVPAYRGVRRSALRAQASVDGDLSSSGLEDDDDDDSIALGYKLQDLTDVQVMARLQEESLRQDYACTSSLLANRRSQSFTFQLSAGRDPGEEDEEEDDGDYGLLPPPQPRLTRLPHSRTFGSMRDWRRSTGSLSTPPSAPCSTPPCPSAGFALQAPPPTPGPESRVGGLCAAERLGFRSAKLRRSMPNLVRAPSMPCVPGPTPPGASPSLLRNSQSFDSCGALARLHSSIPSPGQLQHRVHSVGNFPSLSRRPAKATAYVSPTVKAAAAAPDCFNLGSSGIPVLGKTLGGAAAAGSAPNTPRSGLPRPASLFCPQSSTPLGKLGQPPRSLLTPPKSFSTLSALRDSSWRDGCY; this is encoded by the exons ATGGAGGCCGCGGTGCTGAGCCGCGCCGCGATGCCGCAGGTGGACCGCAACGGCAACACCGTGAACGCCGAGTTGGAGgtgaagaagctgcagcagctggtccgGAAGCTCGAGCGGCAGAACGCGCAGCTGAGGACGCGCGCCGGCCCGCCCGGCGGGTACCGCGACCCGGGCGGGTCCCGTCTCCACAGCCCCCCGCCGTCCTGCGGGTCAGTGTCGCCCCCGGGGGAGCCTTTCGGCTGTTTCCCCCCGTACGCAGGCGGGGATGGAGcggccgtggaggaggaggaggaggacgggggggggtccgaGCCGTCGGTTCTGGATGAGCTGGAACTTTTGGACTTCGATCGTCTGCGCTGCGCGGACGAGTCCGACGAAACATG GTTATACGTGTCATCAAAAGCCAGAGAGCCCAGGGACGGCTCCGTCACCCCCCTGCAGTGGTGCCGGCGGGGGCTGCGCTGCCCCGAGTCAGAGGTGGAGGCCGCCAGAAGATCGCTGTCCCTCCGCCTGGAGCAAG CTccgtccttctcctccccgcTCCACCCTGGCCTCCATCGGGCGCTGAGTCCTGTGGGGAAGGATCTCCCCCCCGCGTCAGAGAGGACCCCCGCGTTCGTCCCCGCCTACCGCG GCGTCCGGCGCTCCGCCCTCAGAGCCCAGGCCTCCGTGGACGGGGACCTCAGCTCTTCTGGgctggaggacgacgacgacgacgactccATCGCTCTGGGATACAAGCTGCAGGACCTCACCGACGTCCAGGTCATGGcccgcctgcaggaggaga GTCTAAGGCAGGACTACGCCTGCACGTCGTCCCTGCTGGCCAACCGCCGCAGCCAGAGCTTCACCTTCCAGCTCAGCGCCGGCCGCGACCCgggcgaggaagacgaggaggaggacgacggagACTACGGCCTCCTgccgccgccgcagccgcgCCTCACCCGCCTGCCGCACTCCCGCACCTTCGGCAGCATGCGGGACTGGCGAAGAAGCACCGGCTCGCTGTCAACCCCGCCCTCCGCCCCGTGCAGCACGCCGCCGTGCCCCTCCGCAGGGTTCGCCCTCCAAGCTCCGCCCCCGACGCCGGGACCAGAGTCGAGAGTGGGAGGCCTCTGCGCGGCCGAGCGGCTCGGCTTCAGGTCAG CCAAGCTGCGGAGGAGCATGCCCAACCTCGTCAGAGCTCCCAGCATGCCCTGCGTGCCCGGGCCAACCCCTCCCGgtgcctccccctctctgctccGTAACAGCCAGAGCTTTGACTCGTGCGGCGCGCTGGCTCGCCTGCACTCCTCCA TCCCCTCCCCAGGCCAGCTGCAGCACCGGGTCCACAGCGTGGGGAACTTCCCCTCGTTGTCGCGGCGGCCGGCGAAGGCCACGGCCTACGTCAGTCCCACCGTgaaggccgccgccgccgcccccgacTGTTTCAATCTGGGCAGCAGTGGCATTCCGGTGCTCGGTAAAACTCTGGgtggggcggcggcggcgggctccGCCCCAAACACGCCCCGCAGCGGCCTGCCCCGCCCCGCCTCACTCTTTTGCCCCCAGAGCTCCACCCCCCTGGGCAAGCTGGGGCAACCGCCGCGGAG CTTACTGACGCCCCCAAAGAGCTTCTCCACCCTCAGTGCCCTGCGGGACAGCAGCTGGAGAGACGGCTGCTACTGA